A section of the Primulina eburnea isolate SZY01 chromosome 1, ASM2296580v1, whole genome shotgun sequence genome encodes:
- the LOC140805455 gene encoding small ribosomal subunit protein mL103 (rPPR7), with the protein MSRSFTLRLVRRLTTATDSAAKPLTVSSVKNRLKKTYDPDQALKIYSSFTAAANISYDNPVSARYAQESTVRRLSKSHRLSDIETFLESHKSLPQITQEPFLSSLIRSYGIAGMFENAFKTYQQMTDLGSPRSAISFNALLKACLHSKLFDRVPGYFDEFPSKFGFLPDKFSYGILIKSYCEMGSPERAMSKLNEMEEKGIEINAATFSPILQALYKQGKGDEAENFWDVMVTKKRCLPDVGSYNVRLMHIQDGDPDAVKGFIEEMSEAGIKPDTVSYNYLITCYLRNGMMDEAKKVYDDLKEKGCHPNMATFRTLIFNLCKHERYVMGYKVFKKSAKVYKIPDFNTLKYLAEGLVKNGHTEEVKDMIQIINKRYPPNMLKAWGKLTVDLGLVIGDTEKTGVGELDKGVHSDETEKTSST; encoded by the coding sequence ATGTCCCGGTCTTTTACCCTCCGCCTTGTCCGCCGCCTCACCACCGCCACGGATTCCGCCGCCAAACCGCTCACTGTTTCCTCTGTCAAAAACAGACTAAAAAAAACATACGACCCTGATCAAGCCCTCAAAATCTACTCCTCTTTCACTGCCGCCGCTAACATTTCCTACGACAACCCCGTCTCCGCCCGCTACGCCCAAGAATCCACCGTCCGCCGTCTTTCCAAATCCCACCGTTTATCCGACATCGAAACCTTTCTCGAATCCCACAAATCCCTCCCTCAAATCACCCAAGAGCCGTTCCTCTCTTCCCTCATTCGCTCCTATGGCATTGCCGGAATGTTTGAAAATGCTTTCAAAACCTACCAGCAAATGACCGATTTAGGAAGCCCTCGATCTGCCATATCATTCAACGCACTCCTCAAAGCCTGCCTCCATTCCAAGCTCTTTGATCGCGTGCCTGGATATTTTGATGAGTTCCCTTCAAAGTTTGGATTTTTACCGGATAAATTTTCGTATGGGATACTGATTAAGTCCTACTGCGAGATGGGTTCCCCTGAGAGGGCAATGAGTAAGCTAAATGAGATGGAGGAGAAGGGGATTGAGATTAATGCTGCAACATTTTCTCCAATCTTGCAAGCACTGTACAAGCAAGGGAAAGGCGACGAGGCGGAAAACTTTTGGGATGTTATGGTGACGAAAAAACGATGCTTGCCTGATGTGGGGTCTTACAACGTGAGGCTGATGCATATTCAAGATGGGGATCCCGATGCTGTTAAGGGTTTTATTGAGGAAATGAGTGAAGCTGGGATAAAACCTGATACAGTTAGTTATAACTATTTGATTACTTGCTATCTTAGAAATGGGATGATGGATGAAGCCAAGAAGGTGTATGATGACCTCAAGGAGAAAGGGTGTCATCCAAATATGGCCACTTTTAGGACTTTGATATTTAATTTGTGCAAGCACGAGCGTTACGTGATGGGATATAAGGTGTTTAAGAAGAGTGCGAAGGTGTACAAGATACCAGATTTTAATACCCTGAAGTATTTGGCAGAAGGGTTGGTGAAGAACGGGCATACAGAAGAGGTAAAAGATATGATCCAGATAATAAATAAGCGGTACCCCCCTAATATGTTGAAGGCATGGGGAAAGCTCACAGTAGATCTTGGGTTGGTCATTGGTGACACTGAGAAAACCGGTGTTGGTGAGCTAGACAAGGGGGTTCattctgatgagacagaaaagaCCAGCAGTACGTGA
- the LOC140805513 gene encoding uncharacterized protein, with protein MRDDDALPISTPTSSSIVSSSSSGIPKQDHPPSSVGVFGRGRYKFWALAAIILLALWSMVTGTVSLRWSAGNLNHVADDYHFPSTDDLDVLDLEEREKMVKRMWDEYTNSQRIRLPGFWQEAFVAAYEDLTSEVPEVRHAAVSEIARMSALYIKLDPPPLESSISLKLRNLNRKEAEYTSA; from the exons ATGAGGGATGATGACGCGTTGCCAATTTCAACGCCCACATCTTCATCGATTGTATCGTCATCGTCCTCGGGGATTCCGAAGCAGGACCATCCGCCGAGTTCCGTCGGCGTTTTCGGCCGCGGACGGTACAAGTTTTGGGCTCTCGCAGCAATTATATTGCTAGCATTATGGTCAATGGTCACCGGGACCGTCTCTCTTCGGTGGTCCGCTGGGAATCTCAATCATGTTGCCGATGACTACCATTTCCCTTCCACTGATGATCTCGATGTCCTT GATTTGGAGGAGAGGGAGAAAATGGTGAAGCGCATGTGGGATGAGTACACCAACAGTCAACGGATCAGATTGCCTGGATTTTGGCAAGAGGCCTTCGTGGCCGCTTACGAGGATTTGACTAGCGAGGTGCCTGAAGTTCGACATGCTGCCGTTTCGGAGATCGCTAGGATGTCCGCGCTCTACATCAAGCTTGACCCTCCTCCTCTAGAATCTTCTATATCTTTG AAATTGCGAAATTTGAATCGAAAGGAAGCTGAGTACACATCTGCATAA
- the LOC140810206 gene encoding transcription repressor OFP7-like has product MSPSFYICTATMAKRFKLRICRAIATTLQSCRSKDPFNLPQDPVPSFCRLSQVNAKRPNCRHSPSGGCLSENTKALDKEITVASCPKQFKWEKEDKCNVVANVCLESKPRRKMYNSSTSHGDSEDDDFTFANPPPLRKPAAEKKKRRAKRNKRNVTRRVRKSTSSGDSGWFSCECCRGGGGGYEETETLFSSSLTLSTDSSSEFNPHFPLNPIRKTQNSTENSPEYKRKLSKATKRPVLNPASEDEIPARLSMFMKLTPCIVDGKIKESFAILKKSKNPYEDFKNSMIDMIVEKQMFEHQDLEQLLQCFLSLNSRHYHGIIIQAFYEIWDAIFSAEG; this is encoded by the coding sequence ATGTCACCTTCCTTCTACATTTGCACAGCAACAATGGCGAAACGATTCAAGCTCAGGATCTGCAGAGCAATCGCTACCACTTTGCAATCCTGCCGTTCGAAAGACCCTTTCAATCTCCCGCAAGATCCTGTCCCTTCATTCTGCCGCCTCTCCCAGGTCAACGCCAAACGCCCAAACTGCCGCCACAGCCCCTCCGGCGGTTGTTTATCTGAAAATACGAAAGCTTTGGACAAAGAGATTACGGTGGCGAGTTGTCCGAAGCAATTCAAGTGGGAGAAGGAAGATAAATGCAACGTGGTTGCTAACGTCTGCCTAGAATCCAAACCTCGCCGGAAAATGTACAACTCATCCACCTCCCACGGCGACTCTGAAGACGACGACTTTACGTTTGCGAATCCTCCTCCGCTGCGGAAACCCGCGGCGGAGAAGAAGAAAAGACGCGCGAAGAGGAACAAGCGGAACGTCACTAGAAGGGTTCGCAAGAGCACCTCTTCAGGTGATAGTGGGTGGTTTAGCTGCGAATGCTGCCGAGGAGGAGGCGGCGGATACGAGGAGACAGAAACTCTCTTCTCCTCTTCCTTAACTCTGTCCACCGACTCTTCCTCAGAATTCAATCCTCATTTCCCATTAAATCCCATCCGAAAGACCCAAAACTCGACAGAAAATTCCCCTGAATACAAAAGGAAACTCTCCAAAGCTACGAAACGTCCGGTTTTAAACCCGGCGTCAGAGGATGAAATTCCGGCGAGGCTGTCGATGTTCATGAAACTGACACCATGCATCGTCGACGGCAAAATCAAGGAAAGCTTCGCGATCTTGAAGAAGTCCAAGAATCCGTACGAGGATTTCAAGAATTCAATGATAGACATGATTGTGGAGAAGCAGATGTTCGAACACCAAGATTTGGAGCAGCTGCTGCAGTGTTTCCTGTCGCTGAATTCCCGACATTACCACGGAATCATCATTCAAGCTTTTTATGAAATCTGGGATGCCATTTTTTCCGCAGAAGGTTAA
- the LOC140805566 gene encoding uncharacterized protein isoform X1, with product MADVVCNPKPSNRAMQSPFVGAFSTIHHLQLLGTRTKSSSSRRRYSSYPCLSCNYNDQSSVWSEDLWTRLKPRGEFKVGCKREKVNTKGKENVWSVDNEMAKFEKGKERLRRRKIKEGKRVRNVNRKGDRVMVSDSMLMEVETILQTQEPVILPAWNTFTSSVSGIWKGVGAVFSPITARMEAIDIGRRNENLFDCYTVSHLDVVPSTSGTRKSHIQRKINWVTLNPFGEAQQSGSGVGHKDEDASVGKFNVCLLPKFDSFDLGSSDVMEEDVMGMEPGLVFFEDGSYSRGPVDIPIGGLEESNYYLSPTFKFEQCLVKGCHNRLRVVHTIEFSDSGSDIQIMRVAVYEEKWVSPANISDSSGSELDLMPFSQRKRVQPSQLTGSWKVFEISATPIYNEEIPIQETNDTPYVYLCMENLKKRTSPENLVYFGEEEMLDMQDVAVLWLPGGVTAYVDVKEDGILCIGVGWYSDEGINLVMERDYGMDGKFKEVRWKSEMKRRWYNLPVA from the exons ATGGCGGATGTGGTATGCAATCCAAAGCCCTCCAATAGAGCTATGCAGTCGCCATTTGTTGGCGCCTTCAGTACCATTCATCATCTGCAATTGCTTGGAACTCGCACAAAATCCTCTTCCTCGCGTCGTAGGTACAGTTCATATCCCTGTCTTTCGTGCAATTACAATGACCAGAGTAGTGTTTGGAGTGAGGATTTATGGACTCGGCTGAAACCTCGTGGGGAATTTAAGGTTGGTTGCAAAAGGGAGAAGGTGAACACGAAGGGGAAGGAGAATGTGTGGAGTGTCGATAATGAGATGGCAAAATTTGAGAAAGGTAAGGAGAGGTTAAGGAGGAGGAAAATTAAAGAAGGGAAGAGGGTGAGGAATGTGAATAGGAAAGGTGATAGAGTTATGGTGTCTGATTCTATGTTAATGGAAGTAGAAACAATTTTGCAAACACAG GAACCAGTTATTCTTCCTGCATGGAACACATTTACAAGTAGTGTCAGTGGAATATGGAAGGGTGTGGGAGCTGTTTTTTCTCCTATCACTGCCAGGATGGAGGCAATTGATATTGGGAGAAGGAATGAGAACCTATTTGACTGCTATACCGTGTCTCATCTCGACGTCGTTCCATCTACTTCTGGGACTCGAAAGTCTCATATTCAGAGGAAAATAAATTGGGTTACACTGAATCCTTTTGGTGAAGCTCAACAAAGTGGAAGTGGTGTTGGACATAAAGACGAAGATGCATCTGTTGGAAAATTCAATGTTTGCCTTTTGCCGAAATTTGATTCCTTTGACCTTGGAAGCAGTGATGTCATGGAAGAAGATGTAATGGGAATGGAACCTGGTCTTGTATTCTTCGAG GATGGATCTTATTCAAGAGGTCCAGTGGATATTCCGATTGGCGGATTAGAAGAGTCCAACTATTACCTTTCCCCAACTttcaaatttgaacaa TGTTTGGTTAAAGGTTGCCACAATAGGTTGCGTGTTGTGCATACTATAGAATTCAGTGATTCAGGTTCAGATATCCAAATTATGAGGGTTGCCGTTTATGAAGAGAAATGGGTTAGTCCAGCCAACATTTCTGACTCCAG TGGGTCCGAGCTAGACCTGATGCCATTTTCCCAAAGGAAAAGAGTCCAACCCTCACAACTGACCGGATCCTGGAAAGTATTTGAAATAAGTGCCACACCGATATACAATGAGGAGATACCAATACAAGAAACCAACGACACGCCTTATGTGTATCTCTGCATGGAAAACCTAAAAAAGAGAACCTCCCCGGAAAACCTCGTGTACTTTGGTGAAGAAGAAATGCTGGACATGCAGGATGTTGCTGTCCTATGGCTGCCGGGAGGCGTTACCGCCTATGTCGATGTAAAGGAAGATGGAATTCTGTGTATTGGCGTTGGTTGGTATTCAGATGAAGGGATCAACCTTGTCATGGAAAGGGATTATGGGATGGATGGAAAATTCAAGGAAGTTAGATGGAAATCTGAAATGAAGAGAAGATGGTATAATCTTCCCGTCGCGTGA
- the LOC140805566 gene encoding uncharacterized protein isoform X2, whose translation MADVVCNPKPSNRAMQSPFVGAFSTIHHLQLLGTRTKSSSSRRRYSSYPCLSCNYNDQSSVWSEDLWTRLKPRGEFKVGCKREKVNTKGKENVWSVDNEMAKFEKGKERLRRRKIKEGKRVRNVNRKGDRVMVSDSMLMEVETILQTQEPVILPAWNTFTSSVSGIWKGVGAVFSPITARMEAIDIGRRNENLFDCYTVSHLDVVPSTSGTRKSHIQRKINWVTLNPFGEAQQSGSGVGHKDEDASVGKFNVCLLPKFDSFDLGSSDVMEEDVMGMEPGLVFFECLVKGCHNRLRVVHTIEFSDSGSDIQIMRVAVYEEKWVSPANISDSSGSELDLMPFSQRKRVQPSQLTGSWKVFEISATPIYNEEIPIQETNDTPYVYLCMENLKKRTSPENLVYFGEEEMLDMQDVAVLWLPGGVTAYVDVKEDGILCIGVGWYSDEGINLVMERDYGMDGKFKEVRWKSEMKRRWYNLPVA comes from the exons ATGGCGGATGTGGTATGCAATCCAAAGCCCTCCAATAGAGCTATGCAGTCGCCATTTGTTGGCGCCTTCAGTACCATTCATCATCTGCAATTGCTTGGAACTCGCACAAAATCCTCTTCCTCGCGTCGTAGGTACAGTTCATATCCCTGTCTTTCGTGCAATTACAATGACCAGAGTAGTGTTTGGAGTGAGGATTTATGGACTCGGCTGAAACCTCGTGGGGAATTTAAGGTTGGTTGCAAAAGGGAGAAGGTGAACACGAAGGGGAAGGAGAATGTGTGGAGTGTCGATAATGAGATGGCAAAATTTGAGAAAGGTAAGGAGAGGTTAAGGAGGAGGAAAATTAAAGAAGGGAAGAGGGTGAGGAATGTGAATAGGAAAGGTGATAGAGTTATGGTGTCTGATTCTATGTTAATGGAAGTAGAAACAATTTTGCAAACACAG GAACCAGTTATTCTTCCTGCATGGAACACATTTACAAGTAGTGTCAGTGGAATATGGAAGGGTGTGGGAGCTGTTTTTTCTCCTATCACTGCCAGGATGGAGGCAATTGATATTGGGAGAAGGAATGAGAACCTATTTGACTGCTATACCGTGTCTCATCTCGACGTCGTTCCATCTACTTCTGGGACTCGAAAGTCTCATATTCAGAGGAAAATAAATTGGGTTACACTGAATCCTTTTGGTGAAGCTCAACAAAGTGGAAGTGGTGTTGGACATAAAGACGAAGATGCATCTGTTGGAAAATTCAATGTTTGCCTTTTGCCGAAATTTGATTCCTTTGACCTTGGAAGCAGTGATGTCATGGAAGAAGATGTAATGGGAATGGAACCTGGTCTTGTATTCTTCGAG TGTTTGGTTAAAGGTTGCCACAATAGGTTGCGTGTTGTGCATACTATAGAATTCAGTGATTCAGGTTCAGATATCCAAATTATGAGGGTTGCCGTTTATGAAGAGAAATGGGTTAGTCCAGCCAACATTTCTGACTCCAG TGGGTCCGAGCTAGACCTGATGCCATTTTCCCAAAGGAAAAGAGTCCAACCCTCACAACTGACCGGATCCTGGAAAGTATTTGAAATAAGTGCCACACCGATATACAATGAGGAGATACCAATACAAGAAACCAACGACACGCCTTATGTGTATCTCTGCATGGAAAACCTAAAAAAGAGAACCTCCCCGGAAAACCTCGTGTACTTTGGTGAAGAAGAAATGCTGGACATGCAGGATGTTGCTGTCCTATGGCTGCCGGGAGGCGTTACCGCCTATGTCGATGTAAAGGAAGATGGAATTCTGTGTATTGGCGTTGGTTGGTATTCAGATGAAGGGATCAACCTTGTCATGGAAAGGGATTATGGGATGGATGGAAAATTCAAGGAAGTTAGATGGAAATCTGAAATGAAGAGAAGATGGTATAATCTTCCCGTCGCGTGA
- the LOC140805670 gene encoding proline-rich receptor-like protein kinase PERK15, with translation MDSSPQQSPQTSPSLSDNVITADSFPINPGHPDKTSSSTHPPSTSPPPELSPPAPPTSPPPPPSPPPKASPPPPEASTPPPEESLPPPLLPSPPPRQAPPPDDSASPPPPTSSAPLPSTIPSSPPPPILNPPPAPGAPPAPVILPPPPRATASPTPPSPSLSPPHLPRSAATNRSSSHPAGSSTGLVPPPPDATVNSAIIAGIIVGGVVLLALIIACLILSRRKKKPSYYIDPGCPPTGGDLYYNPSTHWHSPFPMDHIVNLEPPPGVVGTPVVVVGGGWGAPITSPPPAANTSSDFSSGYSGQHLTPMQQPQSPNMGGIGSKSQFTYEELNSATNGFSQSNLLGQGGFGLVHKGVLPDGKEVAVKSLKSGSGQGEREFQAEVEIISRVHHRHLVSLVGYCIADGQRMLVYEFVPNKTLQFHLHGKGQPVMDWATRLRIAVGSAKGLAYLHEDCHPRIIHRDIKAANILLDFNFEAMVADFGLAKLTSDNFTHVSTRVMGTFGYLAPEYASSGKLTEKSDVFSFGVMLLELITGRRPLNKNMEDSLVDWARPLLSKSLEDGNYDPLVDPRLEDNYIPHEIALMVSCAAACIRHSARRRPKMSQIVRTLDGDASLDDLNEGVNPGQCMSYMSPNGNAKTYDTRAYNADMMKFKKMVMSSHEFNSSEYGATSEYGLNPSSSSSDSRETDKPSSDEQRR, from the exons ATGGATTCATCGCCTCAGCAATCTCCTCAGACTTCTCCATCGCTAAGCGACAATGTTATTACTGCGGATTCTTTCCCAATAAATCCGGGACATCCAGACAAGACATCGTCGTCAACACATCCTCCGTCTACATCTCCACCACCAGAATTATCGCCACCAGCACCTCCAACATCTCCTCCTCCCCCACCTTCTCCTCCACCTAAAGCCTCACCACCTCCACCAGAAGCCTCAACACCGCCTCCGGAAGAATCTCTCCCACCTCCGCTCCTTCCATCACCACCACCTCGTCAAGCCCCTCCGCCTGATGACTCGGCCTCACCTCCTCCACCGACTTCCTCGGCGCCACTGCCATCCACCATTCCCTCCTCACCTCCACCTCCAATATTGAACCCCCCTCCAGCCCCTGGAGCTCCTCCCGCACCTGTAATCCTTCCACCACCACCAAGAGCCACCGCTTCACCAACACCTCCATCACCATCTTTGTCACCTCCTCATCTTCCACGCTCGGCCGCCACCAATAGGTCCTCAAGTCACCCAGCTGGTTCCTCAACAGGCCTTGTCCCTCCACCGCCTGATGCAACTGTAAATTCAGCTATCATCGCCGGAATCATCGTTGGAGGAGTAGTGCTTCTTGCCCTTATTATTGCCTGCCTGATATTGTCCAGGAGGAAGAAAAAACCATCTTATTACATTGATCCAGGATGCCCCCCCACAG GAGGTGATCTATACTACAACCCTTCAACACATTGGCATAGTCCATTTCCAATGGACCACATAGTGAATCTTGAGCCCCCTCCGGGAGTCGTGGGCACACCTGTTGTCGTAGTTGGCGGGGGATGGGGTGCACCAATTACTTCACCTCCTCCGGCGGCCAACACTAGCAGCGATTTCAGCTCGGGTTACTCGGGCCAGCATCTTACACCTATGCAACAACCTCAATCTCCAAACATGGGAGGCATTGGTTCCAAGAGCCAATTCACCTATGAAGAGCTAAACTCTGCAACTAATGGATTCTCTCAATCCAATCTGTTGGGCCAAGGTGGTTTCGGGCTCGTACACAAGGGTGTTTTACCTGATGGAAAGGAGGTGGCGGTGAAAAGCCTCAAGTCCGGCAGTGGGCAAGGGGAGCGTGAATTTCAAGCCGAGGTCGAGATTATTAGTCGTGTCCATCATCGCCATCTTGTGTCCCTTGTTGGATACTGCATTGCTGATGGACAAAGAATGCTTGTTTATGAATTTGTTCCGAATAAGACACTGCAGTTTCATCTCCATG GAAAAGGCCAACCAGTAATGGATTGGGCAACAAGGCTTCGAATCGCTGTTGGATCAGCTAAGGGACTTGCTTATCTCCATGAAGATT GCCATCCTCGTATCATCCACCGGGATATTAAAGCAGCAAACATTCTTCTCGACTTTAACTTCGAAGCCATG GTGGCTGATTTCGGATTAGCTAAGCTTACTTCTGACAATTTCACTCATGTATCTACGCGCGTAATGGGAACTTTCGGGTACTTGGCTCCCGAGTATGCCTCTAGCGGCAAGCTTACAGAAAAATCTGATGTTTTTTCATTTGGAGTCATGCTCTTGGAACTGATAACCGGGCGCCGGCCTCTGAATAAGAACATGGAAGACAGCTTAGTAGATTGG GCTAGGCCCCTTCTGTCCAAATCATTGGAAGATGGCAATTATGATCCACTAGTCGACCCTCGTCTGGAAGATAACTACATCCCACACGAAATAGCTCTTATGGTTTCCTGTGCTGCAGCATGTATACGCCATTCTGCCAGAAGACGCCCAAAGATGAGCCAG ATTGTTCGAACACTGGATGGAGATGCTTCACTGGATGATCTAAACGAGGGCGTAAATCCAGGCCAGTGCATGAGTTACATGAGCCCCAACGGGAACGCAAAGACATACGATACACGTGCCTATAATGCTGACATGATGAAGTTCAAGAAGATGGTGATGTCTAGCCATGAATTCAATAGCAGTGAGTATGGAGCAACGAGTGAGTACGGATTGAACCCATCTTCGTCGAGCAGTGACTCGAGAGAGACCGATAAACCGAGCTCCGATGAGCAAAGGCGGTAG